A DNA window from Longimicrobium sp. contains the following coding sequences:
- a CDS encoding DNA recombination protein RmuC, whose translation MSEILLVVIALLIACVVLLVVLLRRTGGGDAVMQIASRLDGVDRGQERTERALRDEIGRSREEAGSESARLRGEVTAIMTTLTASTGEQMERLRVSVEAKLDQIRADNAAKLEQVRQTVDEKLQGVLEQRLGESFRLVSDRLEQVHRGLGEMQTLASGVGDLKKVLSNVKVRGNWGEVQLAGLLEQVLTPEQYVANAATNEFTGHRVEFAIRLPGQEHGEVLLPIDAKFPLEDYQRLVDAQEAGDPGGMDAASRALEDRIRGCARDICIKYLNPPRTTDFGIMFLPTEGLYAEVVRRPGLTDAIQREWRVVVAGPTTLWAVLNSLQMGFRTLAIQKRSGEVWGVLGAVKTEFGKFGGVLEKVQKKLQEASNTMHDAGVRTRAIQRKLRDVQELPAPEAGRVLLGDALVIAGVPHAAAEDESTETDATLA comes from the coding sequence ATGTCCGAAATACTGCTCGTGGTCATCGCGCTCCTGATCGCGTGCGTAGTGCTCCTCGTCGTGCTGCTGCGGCGCACGGGTGGTGGCGACGCCGTGATGCAGATCGCGTCGCGGCTGGACGGGGTGGACCGTGGCCAGGAACGGACCGAGCGCGCGCTGCGGGACGAGATCGGCCGGTCGCGGGAGGAGGCCGGGAGCGAGTCGGCCCGGCTGCGAGGCGAGGTGACGGCCATCATGACCACGCTGACGGCATCCACCGGCGAGCAGATGGAAAGGCTGCGCGTGTCCGTGGAGGCGAAGCTGGACCAGATCCGCGCGGACAACGCCGCCAAGCTGGAGCAGGTGCGCCAGACGGTGGACGAAAAGCTCCAGGGGGTGCTGGAGCAGCGCCTCGGCGAGAGCTTTCGCCTGGTGAGCGACCGGCTGGAGCAGGTGCACAGGGGGCTGGGCGAGATGCAGACGCTGGCCAGCGGCGTCGGCGACCTGAAGAAGGTGCTCTCGAACGTCAAGGTGCGCGGCAACTGGGGCGAGGTGCAGCTCGCCGGCCTCCTGGAGCAGGTGCTCACCCCCGAGCAGTACGTGGCGAACGCCGCGACCAACGAGTTCACCGGCCACCGCGTGGAGTTCGCCATCCGCCTCCCCGGCCAGGAGCACGGCGAGGTGCTGCTTCCCATCGACGCCAAGTTCCCGCTGGAAGACTACCAGCGGCTCGTGGACGCGCAGGAGGCTGGCGACCCGGGAGGGATGGATGCCGCCTCGCGCGCGCTGGAGGACCGCATCCGGGGCTGCGCGCGGGACATCTGCATCAAGTACCTGAACCCGCCGCGCACCACCGACTTCGGGATCATGTTCCTTCCCACCGAGGGGCTGTACGCCGAGGTGGTGCGGCGCCCGGGACTGACGGACGCCATCCAGCGCGAGTGGCGCGTGGTGGTGGCCGGCCCCACCACGCTCTGGGCCGTGCTGAACAGCCTGCAGATGGGGTTCCGCACGCTGGCCATCCAGAAGCGCTCGGGCGAGGTGTGGGGCGTGCTCGGCGCCGTGAAGACGGAGTTCGGAAAGTTCGGCGGCGTGCTGGAGAAGGTGCAGAAGAAGCTGCAGGAGGCCAGCAACACCATGCACGATGCCGGCGTGCGAACCCGCGCCATCCAACGGAAGCTGCGCGACGTGCAGGAGCTGCCCGCGCCCGAGGCGGGACGCGTGCTGCTGGGCGATGCGCTCGTGATCGCCGGCGTGCCGCACGCCGCGGCGGAAGATGAATCCACCGAAACCGACGCAACCCTCGCCTGA